The genomic region CTCCAGAGACCAGAAGACCATGTGGGAGGCCAAACCAACACGCTCTAATTCTAATTGATTCCGGGTGCTTGCCAGTCCTGAAGCTATAAGCGTGAGCTCAACTTCAGAGTGTTGTTATCATTTAAGTGTCACTCAAAGTCTGTCTATTTGTCCCTGATGAACTGATATTATTCTTGCTGCATATCAGTTATTCATGATAAATtatgacataggcctacagcatatcAGACAGCAATGTTACATCTTTACAACATTTTTATATTGGTGGGAAAAGAAATGAATTCATTTCCCTGTGTCTCAGTACAGGCCACATAATGCAATTAATGCATATTGAATGATCCATCATATTGAGATAAGTATTAGTTGGCAGTTTAAGTTTTGATGCTACATTATCTGTTGATCTTTTGCTGCTCTCCGTTTGTGAAATAAGAAATCTGTGCTGCTATGCCAGTGGTATTGAGGCTTCTTTGTCCTGAATCAATCCCAAATTAATTTGAgccattttcattcatttcattgatTGTATTTTACTAGGGACCTTACATGGAAGTGCCTCAGCAGTTTAGGCCACCCCCTACTGCTAACTATGTTACTGAGTGCTGCCACCTAGTGGTGTGAAGGCGACACCGACATTATTTGTCACTGAGAGCCCATAGGAGCTGAGCATAGTAGAGAAGAGATTAATACAAGAACAAACTTAAGCATTTGAAGGATGTTACATTTCTGATTATTGACTGAAAAGCAAAATTGGAAACTTCATTACACATTTCACAGTGGAACAAGACTAGGTCTGAGTTGAATTTCATCATATTCTTGATAAACATACAGTCTAAACTTCAACATCTCTTACGCTGCCTGACTAAGTAACAGATGAATTCAAAATAAAGCTAATAGATACGCCTGTTGTAATGCTGAAATAAAGTTGACAAAGACTGCAATTGTTGCTATAGGCAACTCTGAGAAATATATTTATccaatatgaacacacacaatatttaaaataagtaaaaaagtaaaactGATATCCTTTGataatgtaaaatgtatttatggCTACACTGAACATATAAAAGCTGTGGTGAGTACTAAGGTACATCTTAATAATGGGTGCTTACAATATTCATCACACTGTACATCTTAAACACAGCATGGAACAAACATGGCATTGAGTCTGACTAATGTCTGAAATTAACTTTCTGCTTGTTTGCTCTGGCTACATTTTACAGCCTTATCACACAGATTAGTTTTAGATATGAAATCCGAAACTATTGCACATAACAAATATGGTGTAATAACATTTAGGCATAATAGAACATAAATACGAGAAAAGATCCACTTATCAATGTCCTGTAATTTAATCAGTGCAACCACATGGATTGGGCCATGTAGCCTTCCCTACCTACCATTTAATGAAAGCAAAGTCACAGTATTTGAATTGTAATTATTCATAAAGGCAAAGTGTTCCTCATACACAGTTGGAGGAGAGATTTCTTATATTCCCAACGGTTCTCTTTAAAATACTAGAACATTTCGTTAAAAATATAATTAACATAACAATATCTTCCTATTCCCAATTCATTCCATCCTAATACTATACCATCCCTAATTTAAGAAGTACAGTGTTTCTTAATAAAGGCACAAAGATAGTCAAAGAAAAGATCAACAAATTACATTCAAGAAATATTTAATGGTATTATAATTGCACAAGGTCCAGTTTATGATACCTTGACTTCAAGTGCCTAGCTGTATCAATCACATATTAAGGTGCAAGTACACATaaaatgtttacatgtttacatgaaaacacagctatgcatgcaaaaatatatatatatatataacattgaGATTTGATGCTTTCTGCAACATTTCCCTGGCTGACAACAGGTCAAAActtaatgaaaaaacaaaatacaaaattagaaaacaaaaatgcaaaatCAAAAGGGGTGACTTTCCTGCCATACATTCTGGGTGGGTTTGTAGCACAGTTGATGCAAATTCTAGTTTGGCTTTGACTATAAATGTACAAAGAGTTTAGACACTACAATGGGTCTAATGACCAGATTTGGGCATCTGTGAAAATCTGTGATTGTTTGGCCGCATGACAGTACCATGCACTGAAAAATAATctgtaaaaaaggaaaatgcaACGGTCTGCCCATTCCCATAACTTTTCTATACATTTATAGACAATTCCTTCACTCCTGTAATGGAAAGTTTCTTAAAATATTCcttgaaatatttaaatatttctaTGAATATCATTTTGGAAAAAAGAAATCAACATGGACAGAAATCTCTTAGATCAACCATCCCTGtgttctccctccctcacagcGTGCCAAACCCCATGTCTAATTAAAGTAAATAACAAGGAAAATCGCCACTTGTCAACCCACCAGAGTCCCTGCACACCCACCCAACCCACCGTTCACAATCTCTGGCTAAACACCCACATCTGCCTGGTCAGTGGCGGCCCAGCAGTTTGGAGAAGAAGCCCGCGGGCCTGCTACCGCCCCTGGGCTGGGCCTGGGCCGCCCGACCCCCTGCCCTCTCCAGGCCCAGCTCCCCCTCCAGCTGCTCCAGCTCGGCCTGATCCAGCAGCTCAAAGTCCTCCGCCTCGCTGTCCGAGTCTTCGGCCAGAGCCTGGGCCAGCGCGGCCGGCGGGGTGGAGGCGGACGAGGACGACGAGAAGGATGGGCAGGCGGCGTCCGCGGAGGCTGGGCTCATGGCGGAGGCCACGGTCGCTTCCAGCCGCTCCTGGATGGCAGCGGTGACGGCGGCGGCGATGACGTCGCCGGCCATGCGCTCCACCAGCTGCAGAGTGGGGTCTGGACGCTGCTCGGCCGCCAGGGACGCCCTGCCCTGCTCGCTACGCTGTTTGTGTTTGGGCTTTGTCTGGGGCGCCGGGGAGGGCAGACCGATGCTGAGGTCTTCATCGTCGTCGCCGTTGGTCCCCAGACCGTTATCTAGCGATGGGAAGTCTGGGAGGCCGCCAGCAAACAGCTCCTCATGGTCGCTGGGTCGGTCCAGGTCTGAGGCCAGATGGAAGAGATGCGACAAGGTCACGGCTGAGTATCAAATGTTCTAAAAGACCACGCTGATGACCAATGAATTTTCTAATTTTTACCCAATAGTAACTTCAAGTTATCAATtgatgcagaaaagctaatgATCAATAGATTACTAAGGGAATAAGAGCTTAAGAAGCTGAAAACATGGACCAGCCCACCTTCTGAGTTCTCTGTTTGTGGTGAGTGCCCTTCGGACAGGTTGAAGGTGCCATTTTCTGTCCATGTCACTTCTGAGGGCTCTGTGTCTGATAGGGACAGCTCCTTATACACAGTTGAGTCCAGCTGTAGGGGACAATACAAGGGACATGAGTCAGTGGTGAGGCAAGACATAAATCTGCATGAAAGTATTGCCATGAGCAAGCTGTTGTGTGTTGGGCTGAAAGATTGTAATATTGCAGTTAAAATTGCAATCTTAAAAGTAGAAGCACAACTGGACATTTAGTCAAGATCCACACGTATTGTTGAATCTTAAAATGATTCCTTAATCTTAAATGCCTGCTTACTGCTTTTGTTAGATCACCTGTCTTTTCCCATAAAATAAGATATAGATTTTCATAacctcacacacaaccacacatcaAAATCCACTCCCAAGTTCATTCAGAATACAGTCTAGTTATAGTATGGAGGACCAGCCAAggttaatgtaaatgtaacagTAGTAGTCTGATatttgaacacacaaacacgtgttGACTGTCAGATGCAGAGTCATGTGATGGAGACTGGGTCAAACCAACCTTGGGGAAAAGAGAAGACAGGTCAGCCTCGATGCTCTCATGTTCTTCCTGGGCCTGGAGGACTCTCTTCTCTAGTGAAACACAAGCAGAAACGATTCCCATTTTAAGGCTATTATTGTCATTTCATTTGGTGTtaatatatttttctttaaCATATCAACATATCTATCCTTAAGTCTgtctgtggtctctctctctctctctctctctgtgtgtgtgtgtgtgtgtgcgtgtgtgtgtgcattttaggTGTTAAGTGTACTACCATGGTTTTCTTTGATCTTCTGAAGGAACTGTCCTAGTCCAAAGTCCAGTTTCTGCAGAACTGGCTCGAACCACAGTCCGAAGTCATGTGATGACACCAGGGGCCAGAGGAAGATGCCAAGCACTGGAACAGAAGGAGAAGCCATTAGCACCTTGCACACCTCTGCCAGAGGGCTCACCCCAAAGCGCTGACTATAGGGGAACTCAGGAAACCAGAGACAGCGTGACAAAGTCGTCATGGTTACATTCCTCTGAATTACCTGGAAGCCTTCTGCTGGTCATTCTGAAATGGAGAGATTATTCAGACATGTATGGCCATTGAGCCTTACCTTTCCAACCCCACTTTAATACTCGAGAGTGAATATCTAAGCATCAGATTCCGACCAAAATACATCTACAGCATTTGAATGGGAATTATGTTACAGATGTTATACTTGGCAACTCGGCCTTCGCAGCCATACATGTCAACAGATAAAATGATTCATGGTATAGGACTTATTGTGTATCATGTGTAAgtgtttttaaacatttaaacattaCTTACCTAATATATATGAGAGGACAATTCCAGGAATGTAGCGTCCAAGAACCGCCAGGAAGGAGCACAAGCTGCATACAAGCAGGCAGAACTGGAGGGGGACGGAAATGGATGTCTCATGTCAATATGAAATATACGGTCAGTGAGTAAACAAACtctaaacaataacaatataacTGTGTAAATATGGTCGCCATTTTATATACCTTTCCAGGGTTCTGTTGCTTGAAAGAAGACGTCTCCTCCAAGAACAGTTTGAAGCTGGTCCAGGAATCTGTGATTTGTGATGCCGGTTCCAATTCCCCACCATGCCTAGAGTGAATCATCTCCCAACTATGATGCAAGGAGACCAGATATGAGGAATATTTTCTCCATGAAATGAGATGCTGGATTTGTTTACATTGTTGTACACATTATACTTGCTATAAGCATATGCTACCCTAACTAATAAAACACTCTGATAAACTTGCATCTCTTCTTGTCCTGCACACATCCAGACCAGTGAacagtgaaaaaatgaaattcCTGTGTGTAGTTCATTTTTTCTGTATCTGTATCTTATAACTTTTCCTTCTCTACCACATACTGAGGAGTTGAGTATCAGACCAATGGGCCCTTTTCATTAAAGACATTCTCTGAGTCCTAACACGAGCCTGACTTCCTAGATCTATCCATCTCACTCAGTTCCTCTGAAGATGGTCGTAAAGTGGAGGTTAGAAGCCTAATCTGTAAGTATCTCCTTTACATTCCACTGACGTAAGCAAGCATCACATGCACCTTGTCTATAGGTCAGGCCATCATAGGTCATCGGAGATGATCAAAGATATGTCCCTGCAGACTTTCCTCTTGTTTAGGGTTGCCACTAACATTTGAGCATGACCTAACAAACCTTTTCAGTGGACTACAGCCAGTTATACAGTGTcagacagacactgacacagacactgaaaatcttgaatttcccctggggatcaataaagtatctatctatctatctatctatctatctatctatctatctatctatctatctatctaaaaagtgaatgtatttccactgaagAATTATGTATACGTCAAACCATCCAAAATATCTGTCCTGTGCCCTTCCTGTGCCCATTTATGATCCTGTACCAGAGACATGAATGTCGTCGGCTACCCTGACAAAATGCTTGAGACTCCTTGCAGTCACATGAACATGTACAGGAAGTGCACTGGCTTGGAAACTGGAAGCTAAGAGAACTGAGTGCCACGTATTTGTTCTCTGTCAGGGGCCACAAAACACTCTTGTTCCAGAGGAATTAGATTATGCTACGCCCGATGTTGAGAAGCTTAACCAACAACAATGTAGCTAGGCTACCCACCACAAAACACCAACTGTAAACAGTGTCAGAATAGGGTCACCTGGGTTACTCTCAATTTGTTTGCTTGCGATGCTGAAGCAGTGTGTTGGCTGTTGTGACGATACTCCCCATATAAAACAGCTATAAGTTATGACATACAGATGGCCAAGGTCATTTTAACACACTAAACATATGTTGGCAATATTGTAAAATGGAATTACCTCTTGATACATTGATTTACCATTCTGTAGAatggagtgaggagaggaatggaagaCAAAGTTAGTCAAATTCAATAACAATGGCTATATTTAAACCAGCAAGCTGAAGGCCAACACTGTCTCTCCCACAGCTGTCTGAAAGACTGCTTGTGTGAAATGGTTTGAATTCTTAGTACAGATCTGGTTACAGCGATGTACAGAGAGATTCTTCCAACTTAACACCACATTCAGGTCAAAAGGGGAAAAGGAGCTTGCCACAACATAGTCCATGTAACACGTTCCCCCGTTTTAGAAGCATTAGATTTTCAAATGTTGGGGTGGTCTGCGTATTGCCCCTAAGACCTATGATCTTGCACTGTTAGTGACATGCTTCCCAAAGTCAAGTCTCAGGAAATGCTTTGCATCGATATCTAGTCTGTGTTCCATTGTTAAGCTGTTGGGCTTCAAAATGGGTGATTAGGCAGTTGTAGTTCCTCTCTACTAAACACCTCCAGTGATGACAGCTGCGCTTAAGAAACACAACTCCTCCTTCACAACTCTCCACCCCTTCAGCCATATCCAAATAACAGTCAAGGGACATAGATTACAATTAGATCACGTAATGCAATAAACTCCCCCATGTGGCCATTAAAAAAAGGCCGACAATTGGATCATATGTATTCCTTAAAGTAAAAACAAGGACTTTACAGGGAATTAATAACCAAAGTGATATAGTATAACACAACACATAAAGTTACAATGTTTCTTGTCATCAATAACTACACATATAACTCCATTGTAAGCATTTTTGTAAGAATTACAACAAACGTATTCTTGCTATTACATATTTGTCTATGACGTCTTCTAAAATGTCTTTCCTTTAATTTCCCATTCTAATTTATCTTCCACACTCCCTGTGGATGCCATTGTCAGCCACTCCGGAGCCCAACGAGAGTGACTCGCTCAGACATGAAGGTTCATTTGAGATCAACAACATATGGACATATGGACTACCAGGAATGTGTGGTTGTTACTTGGAACACACATGTTAATAGCCTGGTGGTCCTCCCCTCGTGAAGCCTTCAGGGTCATTAATCTTACTGTGGGGACATTCTGGGTACATGCAGCTGGTCAAGACAGCATCACTCACAGACATGGGGTGCAAGAGCTGGCAGGACTGAAGCATGCTGGGGGTTTCACCGTCGCCCGCGTGTGAGAGTGGACGCAAGGGGGAGGTTGCGTCAGAGCTCCTGCCAGGAGACAGTGTTTGTTTCTGTCACAGCGCAGCTCCCCCCGGGCCCCCGCGCCCAGACATGCGGGGGTGACATTTCACAGGCCTGACCTCACAGGAGCGTGATCCCCACATGATTCTCTTGGGCTGGTGCGTCTCCCTGCCAGCTCCCCTTCTGACCGCTCCAGCGCAGACCAGATAATGTCCTTTAAGAACCTGGCAATCCTCTATCGTGTTGTGAAATAAAGTTTGTAACGACAGATCCTGCCTGGTCGagtgccaaggaattcatttaACTAGGTCACTGAACAAATCCGAAGAGATGGGAATAAAGTAATGTTACTCAACTCTCAACCAGCCCAGACCAAATTAtgagtttagaaaaaaaaaagttatataAAGAGTAAGAGTGTAGAGCTGCCTGCTACGCAGCGATTCACTAGTTTGATGGCACAAAATAAAAAGACAAGCACCTCAAAAGTGCATGTTGGGGGGAAGCAAGTGTGTATCCTGTGATGCTTCCGTCTGGAGACCCAGAAGGCGAGCGAGGCCCGCCTGCCAGCTGCAGCACTGGCTCCTCCGCTAATCATTAGAACAACACAGAGAGCGATGCATCAGAGGCTCTAACGAGGCCCTGCGACAGGCGGCATAAAAATAACCCAAGACAAACAGTCAAACAATGCCAACAATGGTGGCAAAACGCAGCTCTTCCATCTGCCCCACTGACGAAGGCAATCGCACTGTTTACACTCTCAACTGTGTGCGCCTTCTCAAAGGGCCTCCCCCTGCCTGAGCCCAGACCCCCTTCAAGACAATAGCCATGGGGGCCAGACCAGTGCAAAGCCTGTGAGGTAAGGTGCCACATATTCCAATGCCATCTAGTCTCCAAGCATGTATGACCTTGATACAGCCACATGCCACAGAAATCAGTACAGTCCCCTGGCAAAAAGTAGGGCATACCATGACAAAGTGCTCATGGACAAAATATAGTCACCAACAACAGTGGGATATGACATTGCACATTTTGACTCACAGCACGTACACTTATAAACCAGTTGTTCTTGTAATACTGGCATATATGGAGATATTGGAGATACAAGAGATTGACAATTGTAATTTTTTTACTAATGTGATCGGTTGTTACAAAACCATACCCATTAAGGCATTGACATAATGGAAACGACATTCATACAACACACTACAGATAGAGCTGCTAAGGAACAATTTTACCTCTTTCTAGACCATTGATTTTATGTACTTACCTCTCTTACTTCCTCATCTCCTACcaaactctcctctctcctgctacctctctcacacatacacacatttgcattacTGTGTGATGGCACCTTCGTTACCTTCTCCTTGTTCCCCGGTCCTCCTCAGAAATCTCACAGGCTCTGTTTTCTAACATTGAGACCCCTGAAGGCTCTCTGTATGCCCGCTTGAGTGGGTGTCTTCTCTGCGGCTGGGTTATGACGGGGTCACCGCAGACTGTGGCTCAAATCGGATTTCCAGCACTATCTTGCTCACTGGTTCATAGGTGCCACATGGAAGGAGAGTGAGTTGTGTTTATGTTGAATGAGGCCTGAGTGTCACTATTTCAACTGGCCCAGTCTAAAAATACCACAGTCACACAGCATTCCATCAGACCAGAGgagggaggtggtgtgtgtgtgtgtgtgtgtgtgggaggggaggggagggggctgaGTGAGggcacccccccctcccacacacacacacacacacacacacacacacacacacacacacttctttcttCACACACCTAATGTTCCTTTCACACCAAATATCCTCCTATCTcctctggaaaaaaaataatacagcaaaacagataaataataaataagtcGAAATCGTAATGAAAGCATGCCCATGCTTTTGAATGGCTTTATAAGCAGGTGGCACTGCGTCTGTCAGATGTTGCTGCAgtatcatatgcacacactcctaAGAAATTGCGCAAGTTTTGACACAGTCATGCTAAACCATTCACTAAACACAAACTATAAATGTGTGCTTGTCTTGTGTCACATGGATCATTGGAACATGAAAATATCAACACGAAAACAGAGCACAGGTGCACAGGGACATGTATTAAATGCACAGGAACATGTATAAAATACACAGGAACATGTATTAAAATTATGTTTATGACGTGATAAAATTATATTATCAGGATGGCCATTACAAATGACTGTACCTAATTACTATCATATTCAAAATGATGATGCCATAGGAAGAGAAATAACTTCATATCAAAGTTGAGTTCTAATAGGATCCCACTCCATCTACTTCAGGACCTTTCTGTGGTGATACTACAGTAAACACTGAGATATTGTTCTGATTACAATGTCCTTACACAGACTTAGATATAGTAGATATTAGATACATAGATAGTAGAAGCCATTAAGTCAAGTAAGTAAGTCAAGTAATTATTTTATGACCAAACCACTGACCGAACTGTCAGTTCCCAAATTAGTTGGATACATCATGGagaaacatgttttcttttccctttctcaTTTCTTAACAAACTGACatagatacagtagatcacTTGACAGTCATGAAGTATCCACAGCAGACTTGACAGCGTTCCCAGAGTTAGCGTGGAAC from Alosa alosa isolate M-15738 ecotype Scorff River chromosome 1, AALO_Geno_1.1, whole genome shotgun sequence harbors:
- the retreg1 gene encoding reticulophagy regulator 1 isoform X1, with the translated sequence MAESGKELSAGSRHPSVGSPFCRISVVINWRRPLWTSSIFVVTNSVFWFVTLSPCKLFSLMCLSLALMVVLQFIRDLYLMRSKGTPLWHSMTGSWEMIHSRHGGELEPASQITDSWTSFKLFLEETSSFKQQNPGKFCLLVCSLCSFLAVLGRYIPGIVLSYILVLGIFLWPLVSSHDFGLWFEPVLQKLDFGLGQFLQKIKENHEKRVLQAQEEHESIEADLSSLFPKLDSTVYKELSLSDTEPSEVTWTENGTFNLSEGHSPQTENSEDLDRPSDHEELFAGGLPDFPSLDNGLGTNGDDDEDLSIGLPSPAPQTKPKHKQRSEQGRASLAAEQRPDPTLQLVERMAGDVIAAAVTAAIQERLEATVASAMSPASADAACPSFSSSSSASTPPAALAQALAEDSDSEAEDFELLDQAELEQLEGELGLERAGGRAAQAQPRGGSRPAGFFSKLLGRH
- the retreg1 gene encoding reticulophagy regulator 1 isoform X2, with amino-acid sequence MLENRACEISEEDRGTRRSWEMIHSRHGGELEPASQITDSWTSFKLFLEETSSFKQQNPGKFCLLVCSLCSFLAVLGRYIPGIVLSYILVLGIFLWPLVSSHDFGLWFEPVLQKLDFGLGQFLQKIKENHEKRVLQAQEEHESIEADLSSLFPKLDSTVYKELSLSDTEPSEVTWTENGTFNLSEGHSPQTENSEDLDRPSDHEELFAGGLPDFPSLDNGLGTNGDDDEDLSIGLPSPAPQTKPKHKQRSEQGRASLAAEQRPDPTLQLVERMAGDVIAAAVTAAIQERLEATVASAMSPASADAACPSFSSSSSASTPPAALAQALAEDSDSEAEDFELLDQAELEQLEGELGLERAGGRAAQAQPRGGSRPAGFFSKLLGRH
- the retreg1 gene encoding reticulophagy regulator 1 isoform X3, whose product is MIHSRHGGELEPASQITDSWTSFKLFLEETSSFKQQNPGKFCLLVCSLCSFLAVLGRYIPGIVLSYILVLGIFLWPLVSSHDFGLWFEPVLQKLDFGLGQFLQKIKENHEKRVLQAQEEHESIEADLSSLFPKLDSTVYKELSLSDTEPSEVTWTENGTFNLSEGHSPQTENSEDLDRPSDHEELFAGGLPDFPSLDNGLGTNGDDDEDLSIGLPSPAPQTKPKHKQRSEQGRASLAAEQRPDPTLQLVERMAGDVIAAAVTAAIQERLEATVASAMSPASADAACPSFSSSSSASTPPAALAQALAEDSDSEAEDFELLDQAELEQLEGELGLERAGGRAAQAQPRGGSRPAGFFSKLLGRH